Proteins encoded within one genomic window of Flavobacterium sp. NG2:
- a CDS encoding DUF2752 domain-containing protein has protein sequence MECLGCGFQRSFLLLAQGNFQAAFEMYPAIFTTILFLVFISFQYLYKKTVSQKTIQLLFWTQLLFMIIGYGYKNYFLLSS, from the coding sequence ATGGAGTGTTTAGGCTGTGGTTTTCAACGTTCCTTTTTACTTTTAGCGCAAGGCAATTTTCAAGCTGCTTTCGAAATGTATCCCGCTATTTTTACGACCATTCTTTTTTTAGTTTTTATCAGCTTTCAATATTTGTATAAAAAAACCGTTTCCCAAAAAACTATTCAATTACTATTTTGGACACAACTCCTATTTATGATTATAGGTTATGGTTACAAGAATTATTTCCTTTTGTCTTCTTAA
- a CDS encoding long-chain fatty acid--CoA ligase codes for MASITRLFDIPYYQKEQFNSIPDALTTKENGVWVKTSTQEYIDKSNAISRALLQMGVQKDDKIAVISSNNRTEWHIMDIGILQTGAQNVPVYPTISEDDYEYILNHCGATYCFVSDTEVLRKINLIKDKVPQLKEVYSFDTINGCKNWTEVLKQGEEANNQDEVEARKNSIITDDLATIIYTSGTTGRPKGVMLSHRNIVSNVIDSAPRIPFQAGKSRALSFLPICHIFERMVVYLYQHYGVAIYFGESIEKISDNIKEVKPTVMTVVPRLIEKVYDKIYAKGNDLSGIKRKLFFWAIELGLKYEPYGANGFWYEFQLKIARKLIFSKWKEGLGGNLELMVSGSAALQPRLCRVFAAAEIPVMEGYGLSETSPVISVNDMRNRGFKIGTVGKPIDNVEVKIAEDGEILCKGPNVMLGYFKDETKTAEVIENGYFHTGDIGEIDAEGFLKITDRKKEMFKTSGGKYIAPQILENAMKQSRFIEQIMVIGDGQKMPAAFIQPNFDFVKDWAKIHKINIGNTNESMIANKIVIGRFQEEINVINEKFGHWEQIKRFELTPDVWTPDNGHLTPTMKLKRKIILEKYKNLYDKIYS; via the coding sequence ATGGCTTCAATCACTAGACTTTTCGATATTCCTTACTACCAAAAGGAGCAATTTAATTCCATTCCTGATGCTTTGACTACCAAAGAAAATGGTGTTTGGGTAAAGACATCTACTCAAGAATACATCGATAAATCCAATGCCATTTCAAGAGCGCTATTGCAAATGGGCGTTCAAAAAGATGATAAAATAGCCGTTATCTCTTCAAACAATAGAACCGAATGGCATATTATGGATATTGGTATTTTACAAACTGGTGCTCAAAATGTCCCTGTTTATCCTACGATATCCGAAGATGACTATGAGTACATCCTCAATCATTGTGGTGCTACTTACTGTTTTGTTTCAGATACTGAAGTGCTTCGAAAAATTAATTTAATCAAAGACAAAGTACCACAACTGAAAGAAGTATATAGCTTTGATACCATCAACGGTTGCAAAAATTGGACAGAAGTACTAAAACAAGGAGAAGAAGCAAACAATCAAGACGAAGTTGAAGCTAGAAAAAATTCGATTATAACTGATGACTTAGCAACGATTATTTATACTTCTGGAACAACAGGAAGACCAAAAGGTGTGATGCTTTCGCACCGAAACATTGTTTCGAATGTAATTGACAGCGCTCCTAGAATTCCTTTTCAAGCAGGAAAAAGTCGTGCTTTAAGCTTCTTACCTATTTGCCATATTTTTGAGCGAATGGTCGTTTATTTATACCAGCACTATGGCGTGGCAATCTACTTTGGCGAATCAATTGAAAAAATTAGCGACAACATTAAGGAGGTCAAACCTACAGTTATGACAGTTGTCCCTAGACTAATTGAAAAAGTATACGATAAAATTTATGCCAAAGGAAATGATCTTTCAGGCATCAAACGAAAACTATTTTTCTGGGCTATCGAATTAGGTCTAAAATACGAACCCTATGGAGCCAATGGATTTTGGTATGAATTCCAACTAAAAATAGCTCGTAAATTAATTTTTAGCAAATGGAAAGAAGGCCTTGGCGGAAATCTAGAATTGATGGTTTCTGGAAGTGCCGCACTACAACCTAGACTTTGCCGCGTTTTTGCAGCTGCCGAAATCCCTGTCATGGAAGGTTACGGCTTATCAGAAACTTCGCCTGTAATTTCCGTAAATGATATGCGTAATCGCGGTTTCAAAATTGGAACCGTGGGCAAGCCTATCGATAATGTAGAAGTAAAAATTGCCGAAGATGGCGAAATCCTTTGCAAAGGCCCTAACGTTATGCTAGGCTATTTTAAAGACGAAACCAAAACTGCCGAAGTCATTGAAAACGGCTATTTCCACACAGGAGACATTGGCGAAATAGATGCCGAAGGATTCCTAAAAATCACCGACCGTAAGAAAGAAATGTTCAAAACATCAGGAGGGAAATACATTGCTCCACAAATTTTAGAAAATGCTATGAAGCAATCGCGTTTCATCGAGCAAATTATGGTCATAGGTGACGGTCAAAAAATGCCCGCTGCTTTCATTCAACCTAATTTTGATTTTGTCAAAGATTGGGCTAAAATTCACAAAATAAATATTGGCAACACCAATGAATCTATGATTGCTAACAAAATTGTAATTGGTCGTTTTCAAGAAGAAATAAACGTCATAAACGAAAAATTTGGTCATTGGGAACAAATCAAGCGATTCGAACTTACACCTGATGTATGGACGCCAGACAATGGACATCTGACTCCTACGATGAAACTAAAACGTAAAATCATCTTAGAGAAATACAAAAACTTATACGATAAAATATACAGCTAA
- the cysM gene encoding cysteine synthase CysM — protein MKPQKLVDLIGNTPLVETVNLVQNKNVKLLLKLEGNNPGGSVKDRAAYYMIKGALDRGEIKKGDKLIEATSGNTGIALAMIAQLLGIEIELILPEDSTKERTQTMRAYGATVILTSAKEGIIGSRDYADKKVAEGGYIMLNQFANEDNWKAHYNTTGPEIWRDTEGSITHFVSAMGTTGTIMGTSTFLKEKNPAIQIIGAQPSEGSQIPGIRKWPQEYLPKIFNPSKVDQTIDISEAEAREMTKRLALEEGVFAGMSSGGSVAVAVKIANQLESGVVVAIICDRGDRYLSSDLFD, from the coding sequence ATGAAACCTCAAAAATTAGTTGACTTAATAGGAAACACTCCACTTGTTGAAACAGTCAATTTAGTACAAAATAAAAATGTAAAACTCCTTTTAAAACTAGAAGGAAATAACCCTGGCGGCAGTGTCAAAGATAGAGCCGCTTATTATATGATTAAAGGCGCTCTTGACCGTGGTGAAATCAAAAAAGGAGACAAATTAATAGAAGCCACGAGTGGGAACACTGGAATTGCTTTAGCGATGATTGCACAATTACTTGGCATTGAAATCGAATTAATCCTTCCTGAAGATTCAACCAAAGAACGCACTCAAACCATGCGTGCCTATGGCGCAACTGTAATCTTGACTTCTGCCAAAGAAGGAATCATCGGTTCTAGAGATTATGCCGACAAAAAAGTAGCCGAAGGCGGTTACATTATGCTCAATCAATTTGCGAATGAAGACAACTGGAAAGCGCATTACAACACCACTGGTCCAGAAATTTGGAGAGATACTGAAGGTAGCATTACTCATTTTGTATCCGCAATGGGAACTACAGGAACCATCATGGGAACTTCGACATTTTTAAAAGAAAAGAATCCAGCAATTCAAATCATAGGAGCACAACCTAGCGAAGGTTCTCAAATTCCAGGAATCCGTAAATGGCCACAAGAATATTTACCAAAAATATTCAATCCTTCAAAAGTAGATCAAACCATCGATATCTCTGAAGCTGAAGCACGCGAAATGACCAAGCGTCTCGCTCTTGAAGAAGGCGTCTTCGCCGGAATGAGTAGCGGTGGCTCTGTAGCTGTAGCCGTAAAAATTGCCAACCAACTAGAATCTGGTGTGGTTGTAGCTATCATCTGTGATCGTGGAGACCGATATTTATCTTCGGATTTGTTTGATTGA
- a CDS encoding serine O-acetyltransferase, with amino-acid sequence MTKDLIIQNIDALKSHLSINYGIKTKIENFTEKLFYTLFDSNASLTESVDELEKIFKDISKVACKKPQSDCDTIWISFLQKLPTVLEKLNQDAAYILENDPASNSIEEVYLAYPGFYAIAIYRLSHELYCLDLMLFSRLMSEYAHKITGTDINAGAQIDSPFFIDHATGIVIGETSVIKKYVKIYQGVTLGALSVSKDMKNAKRHPTVEENVCIYANATILGGETIIGQNSIVGGNAWVTKSIPARSIVLNTTTTEVKVKEIK; translated from the coding sequence ATGACAAAAGATCTGATTATCCAAAATATTGACGCTTTAAAAAGTCATTTATCTATCAATTATGGAATCAAAACTAAAATAGAAAATTTCACCGAAAAATTATTCTATACTCTTTTTGACTCCAATGCCTCTTTAACGGAGAGTGTCGATGAACTTGAAAAGATTTTCAAAGACATCTCAAAAGTAGCTTGCAAAAAACCTCAAAGTGATTGTGACACCATTTGGATTAGCTTTCTTCAAAAACTACCTACTGTACTTGAAAAACTTAATCAAGATGCCGCTTACATTCTGGAAAACGACCCAGCATCTAATAGTATTGAAGAAGTTTACTTGGCTTACCCTGGTTTTTACGCTATCGCCATTTACAGACTAAGTCACGAACTTTACTGTCTTGATTTAATGCTTTTCTCTAGACTAATGAGTGAGTATGCCCATAAAATTACTGGAACCGATATTAATGCGGGAGCTCAAATCGATTCTCCTTTCTTTATTGACCATGCAACAGGAATTGTAATTGGTGAGACATCTGTTATAAAAAAATACGTCAAAATATACCAAGGAGTTACTTTAGGCGCATTAAGTGTAAGTAAGGACATGAAAAATGCCAAACGACACCCAACAGTAGAAGAAAATGTTTGTATCTATGCCAATGCAACCATTTTAGGTGGAGAAACCATAATTGGCCAAAATAGTATTGTAGGTGGAAATGCTTGGGTTACTAAATCTATACCAGCTAGGTCAATTGTGCTAAACACCACCACCACCGAAGTAAAAGTTAAAGAAATTAAATAA
- a CDS encoding Smr/MutS family protein has protein sequence MFSKGDKVSVLDDAVDGVVISVKDKEVVIETTDGFVMTYFVNEIIKVNDSSSLDDSIKRINISEVKKEKAIPKPRSFVKERKSKSETPVPEFDLHIEKLVKNKHGMSNYDILTLQSETAKRHIEFAIKNRIPKIVFIHGVGEGVLKAELDFLLGRYDNIDFQEANYQKYGQGATEVYIKQSKNN, from the coding sequence ATGTTTAGCAAAGGAGATAAGGTTTCGGTTCTAGATGATGCTGTAGATGGTGTCGTTATTTCGGTGAAAGATAAGGAGGTAGTAATTGAAACTACCGATGGGTTTGTGATGACATATTTTGTCAACGAAATAATTAAAGTAAACGATTCCAGTAGTTTAGATGATTCTATTAAAAGAATTAATATAAGTGAGGTTAAAAAAGAAAAAGCCATTCCAAAACCCAGAAGTTTTGTGAAGGAACGTAAAAGTAAAAGTGAAACACCAGTTCCTGAGTTTGATTTGCACATCGAAAAACTGGTCAAAAACAAACACGGGATGTCGAATTATGACATTCTAACATTGCAATCTGAAACGGCAAAAAGACATATTGAGTTCGCTATTAAAAACCGAATTCCGAAGATTGTTTTTATTCATGGAGTTGGTGAAGGAGTGTTAAAAGCAGAGTTGGATTTCCTTTTGGGAAGGTATGATAATATCGATTTTCAAGAAGCCAATTATCAAAAATATGGACAAGGTGCTACCGAGGTTTATATCAAACAAAGTAAAAATAATTAG
- a CDS encoding cysteine desulfurase family protein: MKKVYLDNASTTQIRPEVVQEMTKIMLEDYGNPSSTHSLGRNSKSILELSRKGIAKCINATASEIIFTSSATEANNWILRSAVVDLNVRRIITSRIEHHAVLYVVQELQKEFNIQVDYVDIKADGTVDLTHLVELLGIEGKTLVSLMHVNNETGVVLDLQRVSMLCKEYKTLFHSDTVQSIGKLDIDLQLVSVDFIVASAHKFHGPKGVGFAFVKKNSGLQPLLYGGEQEKGLRAGTEAVHQIAGMAKALELSTKLMNEEIAEISNLKSYLVSQLSEAFPGFIINGNENSLCTVLNVSLPFSPDKTAMILFHLDMKGIAVSRGSACQSGSIRPSHVLAEMLSVEELKRPNLRISLSHYNTKEDIDIFIAALKTL, translated from the coding sequence ATGAAAAAAGTATATCTAGATAACGCATCAACAACTCAAATCAGACCTGAAGTTGTACAAGAAATGACTAAAATAATGTTGGAGGATTATGGTAATCCTTCTTCAACGCATAGTTTAGGTCGTAATAGTAAAAGCATCCTAGAACTTTCACGAAAAGGGATTGCTAAATGTATCAACGCTACGGCTTCGGAAATCATATTTACTTCTTCGGCTACTGAGGCTAATAATTGGATTCTTCGCTCAGCTGTGGTGGATTTGAATGTGCGTCGCATTATTACTAGTAGAATCGAGCATCATGCTGTTTTGTATGTGGTTCAGGAATTGCAAAAAGAGTTTAATATTCAGGTGGATTATGTGGATATTAAAGCAGATGGAACAGTTGATTTAACGCATTTAGTAGAGCTTTTAGGGATAGAAGGGAAGACTTTGGTGAGTTTGATGCATGTCAATAATGAAACTGGTGTTGTTTTGGATTTACAGCGTGTAAGTATGCTTTGCAAAGAGTATAAGACATTGTTTCATTCGGATACCGTGCAATCTATAGGAAAGCTTGATATTGACTTACAATTGGTTTCGGTAGATTTTATTGTGGCTAGTGCGCATAAATTTCATGGACCAAAAGGGGTAGGTTTTGCTTTTGTAAAGAAAAATTCAGGTTTGCAACCATTATTGTATGGTGGTGAACAAGAAAAGGGATTGCGTGCTGGAACTGAAGCAGTGCATCAGATTGCTGGAATGGCAAAAGCGCTAGAGTTGTCAACCAAGCTGATGAATGAAGAAATAGCCGAAATATCAAATTTGAAATCCTATTTAGTGTCCCAACTTTCAGAAGCTTTTCCGGGATTTATAATCAATGGAAATGAAAATAGTTTGTGTACGGTTTTAAATGTAAGCTTGCCTTTTTCTCCTGATAAAACGGCGATGATTTTGTTTCATTTGGATATGAAAGGAATTGCGGTTTCTCGTGGTAGTGCTTGTCAGAGTGGAAGTATTCGTCCTTCACACGTATTAGCAGAGATGCTTTCAGTTGAAGAGTTGAAGAGACCTAATTTGCGTATTTCGTTGAGTCATTATAATACAAAAGAGGATATTGATATTTTTATTGCTGCATTAAAAACTTTGTAA
- a CDS encoding MBG domain-containing protein, whose protein sequence is MTVNAKALLITANNQSKTYGETKVLGTTAFTAPALESFDAITGVSLSSTGSVNTATVAGSTYPIVASAATGTGLGNYTITYADGALTVNAKALLITANNQSKTYGETKVLGTTAFTAPALESFDAITGVSLSSTGSVNTATVAGSTYPIVASAATGTGLGNYTITYADGALTVNAKALLITANNQSKTYGETKVLGTTAFTAPALESFDAITGVSLSSTGSVNTATVAGSTYPIVASAATGTGLGNYTITYADGALTVNAKALLITANNQSKTYGETKVLGTTAFTAPALESFDAITGVSLSSTGSVNTATVAGSTYPIVASAATGTGLGNYTITYADGALTVNAKALLITANNQSKTYGETKVLGTTAFTAPALESFDAITGVSLSSTGSVNTATVAGSTYPIVASAATGTGLGNYTITYADGALTVNAKALLITANNQSKTYGETKVLGTTAFTAPALESFDAITGVSLSSTGSVNTATVAGSTYPIVASAATGTGLGNYTITYADGALTVNAKALLITANNQSKTYGETKVLGTTAFTAPALESFDAITGVSLSSTGSVNTATVAGSTYPIVASAATGTGLGNYTITYADGALTVNAKALLITANNQSKTYGETKVLGTTAFTAPALESFDAITGVSLSSTGSVNTATVAGSTYPIVASAATGTGLGNYTITYADGALTVNAKALLITANNQSKTYGETKVLGTTAFTAPALESFDAITGVSLSSTGSVNTATVAGSTYPIVASAATGTGLGNYTITYADGALTVNAKALLITANNQSKTYGETKVLGTTAFTAPALESFDAITGVSLSSTGSVNTATVAGSTYPIVASAATGTGLGNYTITYADGALTVNAKALLITANNQSKTYGETKVLGTTAFTAPALESFDAITGVSLSSTGSVNTATVAGSTYPIVASAATGTGLGNYTITYADGALTVNAKALLITANNQSKTYGETKVLGTTAFTAPALESFDAITGVSLSSTGSVNTATVAGSTYPIVASAATGTGLGNYTITYADGALTVNAKALLITANNQSKTYGETKVLGTTAFTAPALESFDAITGVSLSSTGSVNTATVAGSTYPIVASAATGTGLGNYTITYADGALTVNAKALLISATGINKVYDGNTIATVSLSDNRFSWDALTLTTAYTTANFANENIGTWNVSVTGISISGVSAGNYNLVNTIASTSATISTSPTSITTIVLPNPVQYSDKVTMVASVTSATAQAQLNAHGGTVEFKLKSSGGIVTSLGTSLLSDFNNSDGTVSKQFTMLYAPGTYTIIAVFSPATTNFTGVTNWNCGSLTIIQEDARAEFTGTDIVATQSASSSIAVIELRATIQDITATSEASGDADFGDIRKAKVRFLNDNVPIVIDGLTDINGWVLNPIALVNASDTKTGTISVSWPVNIGSMTSMDYTIGIEVGGYYKRNSSEDNVVITVYKPTGDFITGGGYIVPTQSAGSYASDAGRKTNFGFNVKYNKSGKSLQGNMNFIFRRTVAGVVKVYQVKSNAMQSLGVNISNASAKTAVFVSKCNLKDITDPVNPISLGGGLLMQVNMVDKGEPGNMDEIGFSLYDGNTLLYSSNWVSSNTIKKILSGGNLVVHSGFSVGTVTSKVDFSKSELIEEGEVDNQKVELNVVAYPIPTNDVFNIEIQGANNDSNVSIRIVDMLGKLIYTTTGNNVQNYSFGNHFPSGTYIMQVIVDSKIFTSKIIKN, encoded by the coding sequence TTGACAGTAAATGCAAAAGCCTTATTAATTACAGCCAATAATCAATCCAAAACCTATGGAGAGACAAAAGTGTTGGGAACTACAGCCTTTACAGCCCCTGCCTTGGAGAGTTTTGATGCTATTACAGGAGTATCCTTAAGCAGTACAGGATCTGTTAATACAGCTACAGTAGCAGGTTCTACTTACCCTATAGTTGCAAGTGCCGCCACAGGAACAGGCTTAGGGAATTATACCATTACCTATGCCGATGGAGCGTTGACAGTAAATGCAAAAGCCTTATTAATTACAGCCAATAATCAATCCAAAACCTATGGAGAGACAAAAGTGTTGGGAACTACAGCCTTTACAGCCCCTGCCTTGGAGAGTTTTGATGCTATTACAGGAGTATCCTTAAGCAGTACAGGATCTGTTAATACAGCTACAGTAGCAGGTTCTACTTACCCTATAGTTGCAAGTGCCGCCACAGGAACAGGCTTAGGGAATTATACCATTACCTATGCCGATGGAGCGTTGACAGTAAATGCAAAAGCCTTATTAATTACAGCCAATAATCAATCCAAAACCTATGGAGAGACAAAAGTGTTGGGAACTACAGCCTTTACAGCCCCTGCCTTGGAGAGTTTTGATGCTATTACAGGAGTATCCTTAAGCAGTACAGGATCTGTTAATACAGCTACAGTAGCAGGTTCTACTTACCCTATAGTTGCAAGTGCCGCCACAGGAACAGGCTTAGGGAATTATACCATTACCTATGCCGATGGAGCGTTGACAGTAAATGCAAAAGCCTTATTAATTACAGCCAATAATCAATCCAAAACCTATGGAGAGACAAAAGTGTTGGGAACTACAGCCTTTACAGCCCCTGCCTTGGAGAGTTTTGATGCTATTACAGGAGTATCCTTAAGCAGTACAGGATCTGTTAATACAGCTACAGTAGCAGGTTCTACTTACCCTATAGTTGCAAGTGCCGCCACAGGAACAGGCTTAGGGAATTATACCATTACCTATGCCGATGGAGCGTTGACAGTAAATGCAAAAGCCTTATTAATTACAGCCAATAATCAATCCAAAACCTATGGAGAGACAAAAGTGTTGGGAACTACAGCCTTTACAGCCCCTGCCTTGGAGAGTTTTGATGCTATTACAGGAGTATCCTTAAGCAGTACAGGATCTGTTAATACAGCTACAGTAGCAGGTTCTACTTACCCTATAGTTGCAAGTGCCGCCACAGGAACAGGCTTAGGGAATTATACCATTACCTATGCCGATGGAGCGTTGACAGTAAATGCAAAAGCCTTATTAATTACAGCCAATAATCAATCCAAAACCTATGGAGAGACAAAAGTGTTGGGAACTACAGCCTTTACAGCCCCTGCCTTGGAGAGTTTTGATGCTATTACAGGAGTATCCTTAAGCAGTACAGGATCTGTTAATACAGCTACAGTAGCAGGTTCTACTTACCCTATAGTTGCAAGTGCCGCCACAGGAACAGGCTTAGGGAATTATACCATTACCTATGCCGATGGAGCGTTGACAGTAAATGCAAAAGCCTTATTAATTACAGCCAATAATCAATCCAAAACCTATGGAGAGACAAAAGTGTTGGGAACTACAGCCTTTACAGCCCCTGCCTTAGAGAGTTTTGATGCTATTACAGGAGTATCCTTAAGCAGTACAGGATCTGTTAATACAGCTACAGTAGCAGGTTCTACTTACCCTATAGTTGCAAGTGCCGCCACAGGAACAGGCTTAGGGAATTATACCATTACCTATGCCGATGGAGCGTTGACAGTAAATGCAAAAGCCTTATTAATTACAGCCAATAATCAATCCAAAACCTATGGAGAGACAAAAGTGTTGGGAACTACAGCCTTTACAGCCCCTGCCTTGGAGAGTTTTGATGCTATTACAGGAGTATCCTTAAGCAGTACAGGATCTGTTAATACAGCTACAGTAGCAGGTTCTACTTACCCTATAGTTGCAAGTGCCGCCACAGGAACAGGCTTAGGAAATTATACCATTACCTATGCCGATGGAGCGTTGACAGTAAATGCAAAAGCCTTATTAATTACAGCCAATAATCAATCCAAAACCTATGGAGAGACAAAAGTGTTGGGAACTACAGCCTTTACAGCCCCTGCCTTGGAGAGTTTTGATGCTATTACAGGAGTATCCTTAAGCAGTACAGGATCTGTTAATACAGCTACAGTAGCAGGTTCTACTTACCCTATAGTTGCAAGTGCCGCCACAGGAACAGGCTTAGGGAATTATACCATTACCTATGCCGATGGAGCGTTGACAGTAAATGCAAAAGCCTTATTAATTACAGCCAATAATCAATCCAAAACCTATGGAGAGACAAAAGTGTTGGGAACTACAGCCTTTACAGCCCCTGCCTTAGAGAGTTTTGATGCTATTACAGGAGTATCCTTAAGCAGTACAGGATCTGTTAATACAGCTACAGTAGCAGGTTCTACTTACCCTATAGTTGCAAGTGCCGCCACAGGAACAGGCTTAGGGAATTATACCATTACCTATGCCGATGGAGCGTTGACAGTAAATGCAAAAGCCTTATTAATTACAGCCAATAATCAATCCAAAACCTATGGAGAGACAAAAGTGTTGGGAACTACAGCCTTTACAGCCCCTGCCTTAGAGAGTTTTGATGCTATTACAGGAGTATCCTTAAGCAGTACAGGATCTGTTAATACAGCTACAGTAGCAGGTTCTACTTACCCTATAGTTGCAAGTGCCGCCACAGGAACAGGCTTAGGGAATTATACTATTACCTATGCCGATGGAGCGTTGACAGTAAATGCAAAAGCCTTATTAATTACAGCCAATAATCAATCCAAAACCTATGGAGAGACAAAAGTGTTGGGAACTACAGCCTTTACAGCCCCTGCCTTGGAGAGTTTTGATGCTATTACAGGAGTATCCTTAAGCAGTACAGGATCTGTTAATACAGCTACAGTAGCAGGTTCTACTTACCCTATAGTTGCAAGTGCCGCCACAGGAACAGGCTTAGGGAATTATACCATTACCTATGCCGATGGAGCGTTGACAGTAAATGCAAAAGCCTTATTAATTACAGCCAATAATCAATCCAAAACCTATGGAGAGACAAAAGTGTTGGGAACTACAGCCTTTACAGCCCCTGCCTTGGAGAGTTTTGATGCTATTACAGGAGTATCCTTAAGCAGTACAGGATCTGTTAATACAGCTACAGTAGCAGGTTCTACTTACCCTATAGTTGCAAGTGCCGCCACAGGAACAGGCTTAGGGAATTATACCATTACCTATGCCGATGGAGCGTTGACAGTAAATGCAAAAGCCTTATTAATATCTGCAACTGGAATTAATAAAGTATACGATGGTAATACAATAGCAACAGTTTCTTTGAGTGACAACCGTTTTAGCTGGGATGCATTGACTTTGACGACAGCATATACTACTGCAAATTTTGCAAATGAGAATATAGGTACATGGAATGTTTCGGTAACAGGAATTAGTATCAGTGGAGTATCTGCAGGGAATTATAACTTGGTAAATACAATCGCAAGTACTTCTGCTACTATAAGTACTTCTCCGACATCTATTACAACTATAGTATTACCAAATCCAGTTCAATATTCAGACAAAGTGACCATGGTAGCATCGGTAACTTCGGCTACGGCACAGGCGCAATTGAATGCACATGGTGGTACAGTTGAATTTAAATTGAAATCTTCTGGAGGTATCGTAACAAGTTTAGGAACTTCGTTACTTTCAGATTTTAATAATAGTGACGGTACTGTTTCGAAGCAATTTACCATGTTGTATGCTCCGGGAACATATACAATCATAGCGGTGTTTAGTCCTGCAACAACTAATTTTACAGGTGTAACAAATTGGAACTGTGGTTCTCTAACAATAATACAAGAAGACGCCAGAGCAGAATTTACTGGAACTGACATTGTAGCGACCCAAAGTGCTTCTAGTAGTATTGCTGTTATTGAATTAAGGGCTACTATTCAGGATATAACAGCTACATCAGAGGCTTCGGGAGATGCTGATTTTGGAGATATACGAAAAGCAAAAGTTAGGTTTTTAAATGATAATGTTCCAATTGTTATTGATGGTCTGACAGATATTAATGGCTGGGTATTAAATCCAATTGCATTAGTAAATGCAAGCGACACAAAAACAGGGACTATTTCCGTATCTTGGCCAGTTAATATTGGAAGTATGACTTCAATGGATTACACAATCGGTATTGAAGTAGGAGGCTATTATAAAAGAAACTCTTCGGAAGACAATGTAGTAATCACTGTGTATAAACCTACTGGAGATTTTATTACAGGAGGAGGATATATTGTACCTACGCAATCAGCAGGAAGTTATGCTTCTGATGCAGGTAGAAAAACTAATTTTGGGTTTAATGTTAAATACAATAAATCAGGGAAAAGTTTGCAAGGGAATATGAATTTTATTTTCCGTAGAACTGTTGCAGGTGTTGTTAAAGTGTATCAAGTAAAATCAAATGCAATGCAATCTTTAGGAGTTAATATTTCAAATGCCAGTGCAAAAACAGCAGTGTTTGTTTCAAAATGTAACTTAAAAGATATAACGGACCCTGTAAATCCTATTTCTTTAGGAGGAGGTTTGTTAATGCAAGTAAACATGGTTGATAAGGGAGAACCAGGGAATATGGATGAAATTGGTTTTTCTTTATATGATGGTAATACATTGTTGTACTCTAGTAATTGGGTTAGTAGTAATACTATTAAGAAGATATTGTCGGGTGGGAATTTAGTTGTTCATAGTGGATTTAGTGTTGGGACTGTAACTTCAAAAGTAGATTTTTCTAAATCAGAATTAATTGAAGAAGGTGAAGTAGATAATCAAAAAGTTGAATTAAATGTTGTAGCATACCCGATTCCTACGAATGATGTGTTTAATATTGAAATTCAAGGGGCTAATAATGATTCGAATGTTAGTATTAGAATAGTTGATATGTTAGGTAAATTAATATATACAACAACTGGTAATAATGTTCAGAATTATAGTTTCGGAAATCATTTTCCTTCGGGAACTTACATTATGCAAGTAATTGTAGACTCTAAAATATTTACTTCAAAAATTATTAAAAATTAG